Proteins co-encoded in one Fibrobacter sp. genomic window:
- a CDS encoding cadherin repeat domain-containing protein, with protein sequence MSFGKNLLRKLTLALAMVVPAMAADVAPLYFDGIDDSKQQGFWEDLMKYKMFGAHGINFSGQQILVPDKSGWFGTADGNLDLHNGNNKHTIGGPVLVGGNLIMSDGNDSLTSGPVRVLGNITINQEANWRGSANLILGTQCVKGTANNEYLKAHNDPDHQFVGAEYENCPSTVPQINTDLRIPKLGANEAVVYPAIETNNNRDQLKGAAYPFGHPTIDVPKGAGTYDIIIDHIQFTNENLLEVRMPYGGRLTRIFLTNGFKGGIPSHNQIIVSYMDKDAVYDEEKLQWVSGSATPVKNSDYAGNLLFYTTENIDWAAMQKGDVIQGTFISTGTITVRQSMTLAGQLLADVIDVNAFFDGSGFRYVPFDPPILGFTPEVFASLVFKENDTFVPVPVKLSEKTKVNVYFDYCFEYLTNEYSNVASAADITVDQSEVNPYPFPLCSENKAAQVVIWAGTDSADVNSRNESIHINVKIDDVVEPDEMIRLHVMNLSGAVLDGNVREGYFDLRLQDAQKNPSTKPASVRMLEDHIHAFSAEDFFYKGMYEQSGITITVLPEKGVLTLGGEPVVAGSFIALERLANGDFKYINDKDEYSRDGVYTTFVFTVMDVEGNSSVSKQDSDLGLISIHVDPENDPPVLNESVILVGENTHKVEGSITATDVEKDSPVAETEPRDVMKYELSKAFDEDYTEEYYNIVSALFEVNEDGSVSVKSTAELDFETLPTYTLKVTVTDDAATTDGNGKKSHTGLVTISLVDENDAPEAEEQFFTVPEDAKGVRVHTVVPEDGDPVADEDDGRFIATDPDKNSAIKTFAELTYSIHAVEGSDEDLPFVIDENGVIYVKEDAELDYEKDSIYVVRVLVSDGGDGEDPATIKGTSVEVTIKLSDVNEKPEFDDDGKPSYVVRENAPVDTVLKSWTIIDPDNAETAENMSVTLVDNGTVEGAVKANDIFGVEVYKGEDNALHVNLFVKNNGDETAEINELLDFEEILKANGDSVFNVTITLTDHDGKTATLTKDIVVLDENEENVVAENQVFKVGELATEGTKVLPEGWVKEGDKEGVSASDIDRDTVPNGTLVYTIEDNRYFDIDPETGVITVKKGAEFDHETQPTIEVKITVADKGEPSKSSKAVVTVKIGDENETPKFNDDGKPSYVISENAPVKTILKSWTIIDPDEAETAENVSVTLVDNGTVEGAVKATDIFDVKVYKGDDDSLHVDLFVKNNGDETAEINELLDFEEILKANGDSVFNVTITLTDHDNESVSLTKDIIVLDENEENVVAEGQVFAVSEFAKGGDKALPDGWKKGDKEGVNASDIDRDTVPNGTLVYTIEDNKYFDIDPETGVITVKKDAEFDYETQPSIEVKITVADKGEPSKSSEATVTIKINDENEDPTIDDDGKLFYDVEENRPVDFVIKTWPIHDEDGYDGLEQLSVSFVDNKKVDGKVSAEDLFGIRLVSDDNDSMFIELFVKNNGDETTEINELLDFEAIMDARGDSVFNITLTLKDTLDGVASLTKDIHVRDINEAPTFVNKEELKKDGLRVDENSKIGDTVGVAVATDPDKWAELTYTLVDGDDKDGKGDAEIFKVDANGVITVNKDNALDYEKDSIYVVKVIVTDNGKDRGFENMADTVTVKITLNDKNENPEIIPDGDGDGDDDSDDNCLENCEDDPNDPSDDKRVVTVGIDENSPTNTVVFAYVVKDEDKGDLEKLAATLVQDGTTKPYIADSLFKIEVVPVDEASSKVVVSVRDGSKLDYEKIDSIYNVSVIVYDKTDKNVADTLVRIIKVKDVNEAPTFVNKEELKKDGLRVDENSKIGDTVGVAVATDPDKWAELTYTLADGDDKDGKGDAEIFKVDANGVITVNKDKALDYEKDSVYVVKVIVTDNGKAHGFENMADTVVVTITLNDKNENPEIIPDGDGDGDDDSDDNCLENCEDDPNDPSDDKRVVTVGIDENSPTNTVVFAYVVKDEDKGDLEKLAATLVQDGTTKPYIADSLFKIEVVPVDEASSKVVVSVRDGSKLDYEKIDSIYNVSVIVYDKTDKNVADTLVRIIKVKDVNEAPTFVNKEELKKDGLRVDENSKIGDTVGVAVATDPDKWAELTYTLADGDDKDGKGDAEIFKVDANGVITVNKDNALDYEKDSIYVVKVIVTDNGKAHGFENMADTVTVKITLNDKDENPTIVVDDDDNGKDDTEDDKKCVANCSSGSGDKDGKILTVGVEENVPTNTVVFEYVVEDPDEDQVTKLVPTLKDVNKTGVDSLFDVKLAKDGDKYKVVVFVKDSSKLDYETINPEHKVTLIVTDATDRQDSVVRIISVIDVNEAPVIVKQDFEFPEHNKKGSVVDTIKWGDDLDTKDPSFRDNMVIAVGGDTTLFAVDEAGVITTKKSFNYEDDKDSYILVVKVQDKKQPELFVVDTMHIALTNIKEDPYITSTEFEIPENPGNKDLIGTITSEDLDDPENKEERTYALIGTSEFVTVTEDGKILVKDSTKFDYETTPSFNIKVSVTDPTGIKKDTTITIKVGDVNEAPTVDDQKFTVNENIKTGDSVGKIVAEDPDTRKEYSELTFTPICETGSKACEKFDVKKDGTIKVAEPLDYETDSVYTIKVQVSDGTYADTATVTIKVKDVIEKSVVEITKVDNSDSTWTKKDIADRHDTLYTNIPDNTITWTQDGVEMSMDTTLHDGPNCIIITYKDPAKNEAGSDTVVIFFSDATPIVTVTAGSDATEADNIYTVVQGTDKADTNIYVNSNKNDVVVTVLDPASGKTDTFTVKVDLDTVHVSKDTYTQVNKVKGELILNENPSSGVSRVPMNDDQVKVSYEEKVDGKTYTVSYNTDKSGNPVKVPVVGSKGKIDSIEVITVSYVTTIGGKDVTISYKADALTGEALVTDTDGNLLTTAGVEAINKDPSKNPNKNPSSSSSGSHNSSSSSGSSSGSNSGSKVPQISTGALTVTYDYVDETTGNTVTVSYVVDEKGNIIKNDEGDTGYNVSYTFVNKYGNAASTSVFIVLDKVGPKVEILSPEGGAVIRSNFVNVVWSVDGVIQDTLTTQGLEKGFNSIVRFYKDKAGNEASDTIFVIMKDGKDLDVAVVNPVTEMTQDRVDRYYASNPPKEGETYAVSIKNPSTGKEVETLIGGSFDTKEGSGKEPYPGHSSHLGPTLAMDVKLPMVNDVGGMATLDDLLSSDGLVPLEGVDAKNSEKVTVEEYVRDYCSEKFQNKFNSDFKGKIDQANLYNSKMDVHIWIYTNLGGFVDYYSFTQKLNDPSYTNDAALLNAYFEMKPDKDGNVHTENGKLLATGSYLYKVQVNLRSELQCTLPPVKDPTGKKKGDVIKTSEDMLKPFGYKRPPKK encoded by the coding sequence ATGAGTTTTGGAAAGAATTTGCTTAGAAAATTGACCCTGGCCTTGGCTATGGTGGTACCTGCAATGGCTGCGGATGTAGCTCCGTTGTACTTTGACGGTATCGATGATTCCAAGCAGCAGGGCTTCTGGGAAGACCTGATGAAGTACAAGATGTTTGGTGCCCATGGAATCAACTTCTCTGGTCAGCAAATCCTTGTACCGGATAAGTCTGGTTGGTTTGGTACTGCGGATGGTAACCTTGACCTGCATAATGGTAACAACAAGCATACTATCGGTGGTCCGGTGCTTGTTGGTGGTAACCTGATCATGAGTGATGGAAATGACTCCTTGACCTCAGGTCCGGTTCGTGTCCTTGGGAATATCACCATCAACCAGGAGGCCAACTGGCGTGGTTCTGCAAACCTTATTTTGGGGACGCAGTGTGTAAAGGGGACAGCGAATAATGAATACCTCAAGGCTCATAACGATCCTGACCATCAGTTTGTGGGTGCGGAGTACGAAAACTGTCCTTCAACTGTTCCGCAGATTAACACTGATTTGAGGATCCCGAAGCTTGGAGCTAACGAAGCTGTTGTTTATCCGGCTATCGAGACAAATAATAACCGCGACCAACTCAAGGGTGCTGCATATCCTTTCGGTCATCCGACGATTGATGTTCCTAAGGGTGCTGGCACATACGACATCATTATCGACCATATCCAGTTTACGAACGAGAACCTTCTTGAAGTTCGCATGCCCTATGGTGGTCGTCTGACTAGAATTTTCCTCACCAATGGCTTCAAGGGAGGTATTCCTTCTCATAACCAGATTATCGTGTCTTATATGGACAAGGATGCTGTGTATGATGAAGAAAAACTCCAGTGGGTGTCCGGTTCTGCAACTCCTGTCAAGAATTCCGATTACGCCGGAAATCTTTTGTTCTATACGACGGAAAATATTGACTGGGCTGCAATGCAGAAAGGCGATGTTATTCAGGGAACCTTTATTTCTACGGGCACAATCACTGTAAGGCAGTCCATGACTTTGGCTGGTCAGTTGCTCGCTGACGTCATTGACGTTAATGCTTTCTTTGATGGCTCTGGCTTCCGCTATGTGCCGTTCGATCCTCCTATCCTTGGCTTTACTCCCGAGGTTTTTGCTTCTCTGGTCTTTAAGGAAAACGATACCTTCGTGCCGGTTCCTGTTAAGCTGAGTGAAAAGACTAAGGTCAACGTCTACTTCGACTACTGCTTTGAATATTTGACTAACGAATATTCGAATGTTGCCAGTGCAGCAGATATTACCGTTGATCAATCTGAAGTGAACCCCTATCCGTTCCCGCTTTGCTCCGAAAATAAGGCTGCCCAGGTTGTTATCTGGGCTGGTACCGATTCTGCTGACGTGAATAGCAGAAACGAAAGCATTCACATTAATGTGAAAATTGATGACGTGGTTGAACCTGACGAAATGATTCGTCTTCATGTGATGAACTTGAGTGGCGCCGTGCTTGATGGCAACGTCCGTGAAGGTTATTTTGACTTGAGATTGCAGGATGCTCAGAAAAATCCGTCTACCAAGCCGGCTTCTGTTCGCATGCTAGAGGACCATATTCACGCATTCTCAGCAGAAGATTTCTTCTATAAGGGCATGTATGAACAGAGTGGTATCACCATTACAGTACTTCCTGAAAAGGGCGTTCTCACTCTTGGAGGAGAACCTGTTGTTGCTGGATCCTTTATTGCTTTGGAACGTTTGGCCAATGGTGATTTCAAGTACATCAATGACAAAGATGAGTACAGTCGTGATGGCGTTTACACAACGTTTGTATTTACTGTGATGGATGTGGAAGGAAATTCCTCCGTTTCGAAACAAGATAGTGATTTGGGGTTGATTTCAATTCATGTTGATCCAGAAAACGATCCGCCGGTGTTGAATGAATCTGTAATTCTGGTTGGTGAAAACACTCATAAGGTTGAAGGTTCCATTACCGCAACCGACGTGGAAAAGGATTCTCCTGTTGCAGAAACAGAACCTCGTGATGTAATGAAGTATGAACTCAGCAAGGCCTTCGATGAGGATTATACTGAAGAATACTACAACATTGTGTCTGCTCTGTTTGAAGTCAATGAAGACGGCTCTGTTTCTGTAAAGAGCACTGCTGAACTTGATTTTGAAACTCTGCCTACCTATACACTGAAAGTTACTGTAACGGATGATGCCGCAACCACTGATGGAAACGGCAAGAAGAGCCATACTGGTCTCGTAACAATTTCTCTCGTTGATGAAAATGACGCTCCCGAAGCTGAGGAACAGTTCTTTACAGTTCCGGAAGATGCAAAGGGTGTCCGTGTTCATACCGTCGTACCTGAAGACGGTGATCCGGTTGCAGATGAAGATGATGGTCGTTTTATCGCAACGGATCCGGATAAGAACAGCGCAATTAAGACCTTCGCTGAACTTACCTACTCCATTCATGCTGTGGAAGGTTCCGATGAAGATTTGCCGTTTGTAATTGATGAAAATGGCGTTATCTACGTTAAGGAAGATGCTGAACTTGATTACGAAAAGGATAGCATCTATGTTGTACGTGTTCTAGTTTCTGATGGTGGCGATGGCGAAGATCCTGCTACGATTAAGGGAACTTCTGTTGAGGTGACTATCAAGTTGAGCGATGTCAACGAAAAGCCCGAGTTCGACGATGACGGTAAGCCCAGCTATGTTGTTCGTGAAAATGCTCCTGTAGATACCGTTCTCAAGTCCTGGACTATCATTGACCCGGATAATGCAGAAACTGCAGAAAACATGTCTGTGACCCTGGTCGATAACGGTACTGTAGAAGGTGCTGTCAAGGCAAACGATATCTTTGGCGTCGAGGTCTATAAGGGCGAAGACAATGCTCTGCATGTAAATCTGTTCGTTAAGAACAACGGTGACGAGACTGCCGAGATTAATGAACTTCTTGACTTTGAAGAAATTCTTAAGGCCAATGGTGATTCCGTCTTCAATGTGACCATTACCTTGACTGACCATGACGGCAAGACTGCAACCTTGACCAAGGACATCGTTGTTCTTGATGAAAACGAAGAAAACGTAGTTGCTGAAAATCAAGTATTTAAAGTTGGTGAACTTGCTACAGAAGGAACCAAGGTTCTTCCCGAGGGTTGGGTGAAGGAAGGTGACAAGGAAGGCGTCAGCGCTTCCGACATTGACCGCGATACCGTGCCCAATGGTACCTTGGTTTACACGATTGAAGACAACAGGTACTTTGATATCGATCCTGAAACCGGTGTGATCACCGTGAAGAAGGGTGCTGAATTTGACCACGAAACTCAGCCGACTATTGAGGTGAAGATTACCGTTGCCGATAAGGGCGAACCTTCCAAGTCCTCTAAAGCTGTAGTGACTGTCAAGATTGGTGATGAAAACGAAACTCCTAAGTTCAACGATGACGGTAAGCCTAGCTATGTCATTAGCGAAAATGCTCCTGTTAAAACCATTCTCAAATCCTGGACAATCATTGACCCGGATGAAGCAGAAACTGCAGAAAACGTGTCTGTGACCCTGGTCGATAACGGTACTGTAGAAGGTGCTGTCAAGGCGACCGACATCTTTGACGTCAAGGTCTATAAGGGCGATGACGACTCCCTGCATGTAGACCTGTTCGTTAAGAACAACGGTGACGAGACTGCCGAGATTAATGAACTTCTGGACTTTGAAGAAATCCTTAAGGCCAATGGCGATTCCGTCTTCAATGTGACCATTACCCTGACCGACCATGACAACGAATCTGTTTCCTTGACCAAGGACATTATTGTTCTTGATGAAAACGAAGAAAACGTAGTCGCTGAAGGTCAGGTGTTCGCAGTGAGCGAATTTGCCAAGGGTGGTGACAAGGCTCTTCCCGATGGTTGGAAGAAGGGCGATAAGGAAGGCGTCAACGCCTCTGATATTGACCGCGATACCGTGCCCAATGGTACCTTGGTTTATACTATTGAAGACAACAAGTACTTTGACATTGATCCTGAAACCGGTGTGATTACCGTGAAGAAGGATGCAGAATTCGATTATGAAACTCAGCCGTCTATTGAGGTGAAGATTACCGTTGCCGATAAGGGCGAACCTTCCAAGTCCTCTGAAGCTACAGTGACCATCAAGATTAATGATGAAAACGAAGATCCGACTATCGATGACGATGGCAAGCTGTTCTACGATGTTGAGGAAAACCGTCCTGTTGACTTTGTTATCAAGACCTGGCCGATTCACGACGAAGACGGCTACGATGGCCTTGAACAGCTCAGCGTTTCCTTCGTAGACAACAAGAAGGTTGACGGCAAGGTATCTGCTGAAGATCTGTTCGGTATCCGTCTGGTGTCTGATGACAATGATTCCATGTTCATCGAATTGTTCGTTAAGAACAATGGTGACGAGACCACTGAAATCAATGAACTTCTGGACTTTGAAGCTATCATGGATGCCCGTGGCGACTCCGTCTTCAACATCACCCTTACCCTTAAGGATACTCTTGATGGCGTAGCTTCCTTGACCAAGGATATTCATGTTCGCGACATTAACGAAGCTCCGACCTTCGTCAACAAGGAAGAACTCAAGAAGGATGGCCTTCGTGTTGATGAAAACTCCAAGATTGGCGACACCGTTGGCGTTGCTGTTGCAACCGACCCGGATAAGTGGGCTGAGCTCACTTACACCTTGGTTGATGGCGACGACAAGGACGGCAAGGGCGATGCAGAAATCTTCAAGGTTGATGCAAACGGCGTAATCACCGTTAACAAGGACAATGCCCTCGACTACGAAAAGGATAGCATCTACGTGGTCAAGGTTATCGTAACCGACAACGGTAAGGACCGTGGCTTTGAAAACATGGCCGACACCGTTACTGTGAAGATTACCCTGAACGACAAGAATGAAAATCCGGAAATCATCCCCGACGGTGACGGCGATGGCGATGACGACTCTGATGACAACTGCCTTGAAAATTGCGAAGACGATCCTAACGATCCGTCTGACGACAAGCGTGTTGTTACCGTGGGTATCGATGAAAACTCTCCGACCAATACCGTTGTCTTTGCCTACGTCGTAAAGGACGAAGACAAGGGTGACCTTGAAAAGCTTGCTGCCACCCTGGTTCAGGATGGTACCACCAAGCCTTACATTGCAGACTCTCTCTTCAAGATTGAAGTTGTGCCTGTGGATGAAGCATCTTCCAAGGTCGTGGTTTCTGTACGTGACGGCTCCAAGCTTGATTACGAAAAGATCGATTCTATTTACAATGTGTCTGTCATTGTTTACGACAAGACCGACAAGAATGTTGCCGACACCCTGGTCCGTATTATTAAGGTCAAGGACGTGAACGAAGCCCCGACCTTCGTCAACAAGGAAGAACTCAAGAAGGATGGCCTCCGTGTTGATGAAAATTCCAAGATTGGCGACACCGTTGGCGTAGCTGTTGCAACCGACCCGGATAAGTGGGCTGAACTCACTTACACTCTGGCCGATGGCGACGACAAGGACGGCAAGGGCGATGCAGAAATCTTCAAGGTTGACGCAAACGGCGTGATCACCGTTAACAAGGACAAGGCCCTCGACTACGAAAAGGATAGCGTCTACGTGGTCAAGGTTATCGTAACCGACAATGGTAAGGCTCATGGCTTCGAAAACATGGCCGATACCGTGGTTGTAACCATTACCTTGAACGACAAGAATGAAAATCCGGAAATCATCCCCGACGGTGACGGCGATGGCGATGACGACTCTGATGACAACTGCCTTGAAAATTGCGAAGACGATCCTAACGATCCGTCTGACGACAAGCGTGTTGTTACCGTGGGTATCGATGAAAACTCTCCGACCAATACCGTTGTCTTTGCCTACGTCGTAAAGGACGAAGACAAGGGTGACCTTGAAAAGCTTGCTGCCACCCTGGTTCAGGATGGTACCACCAAGCCTTACATTGCAGACTCTCTCTTCAAGATTGAAGTTGTGCCTGTGGATGAAGCATCTTCCAAGGTCGTGGTTTCTGTACGTGACGGCTCCAAGCTTGATTACGAAAAGATCGATTCTATTTACAATGTGTCTGTCATTGTTTACGACAAGACCGACAAGAATGTTGCCGACACCCTGGTCCGTATTATTAAGGTCAAGGACGTGAACGAAGCCCCGACCTTCGTCAACAAGGAAGAACTCAAGAAGGATGGCCTCCGTGTTGATGAAAATTCCAAGATTGGCGACACCGTTGGCGTAGCTGTTGCAACCGACCCGGATAAGTGGGCTGAACTCACTTACACTCTGGCCGATGGCGACGACAAGGACGGCAAGGGCGATGCAGAAATCTTCAAGGTTGACGCAAACGGCGTAATTACCGTTAACAAGGACAATGCCCTCGACTACGAAAAGGATAGTATCTACGTGGTCAAGGTTATCGTAACTGACAATGGTAAGGCTCATGGCTTCGAAAACATGGCTGACACCGTTACTGTGAAGATTACCTTGAACGACAAGGATGAAAACCCGACGATTGTGGTTGACGATGACGACAATGGTAAGGACGATACTGAAGACGACAAGAAGTGTGTTGCCAACTGCTCTAGCGGTAGCGGCGACAAGGATGGCAAGATCCTGACAGTCGGTGTGGAAGAAAACGTTCCGACCAATACCGTTGTGTTTGAGTATGTTGTTGAAGACCCGGATGAAGACCAGGTTACAAAGCTTGTTCCGACCTTGAAGGACGTCAACAAGACTGGTGTGGATTCCCTCTTCGATGTGAAATTGGCTAAGGATGGCGACAAGTATAAGGTTGTTGTATTCGTCAAGGATAGCAGCAAGCTTGACTACGAAACCATTAATCCGGAACACAAGGTTACCTTGATCGTGACCGACGCAACCGATCGTCAGGATTCCGTTGTCCGTATCATCAGTGTCATCGACGTGAACGAAGCTCCGGTCATTGTAAAGCAGGACTTCGAATTCCCGGAACACAACAAGAAGGGTTCCGTTGTGGATACCATCAAGTGGGGTGACGACCTGGATACAAAGGATCCGAGCTTCCGAGACAACATGGTCATTGCCGTCGGTGGCGATACCACTCTGTTCGCTGTTGACGAAGCTGGTGTTATCACGACCAAGAAGTCCTTCAACTACGAAGATGACAAGGATTCCTACATCCTGGTTGTGAAGGTCCAGGACAAGAAGCAGCCGGAACTCTTTGTGGTGGATACCATGCACATCGCCTTGACCAACATCAAGGAAGATCCGTACATTACTTCTACCGAATTTGAAATCCCCGAAAATCCGGGTAACAAGGACCTGATTGGCACCATTACCTCTGAAGACCTCGATGACCCGGAAAACAAGGAAGAACGTACTTATGCTCTGATCGGCACCAGCGAATTTGTGACTGTTACCGAAGATGGTAAGATCCTTGTTAAGGATAGCACCAAGTTTGATTACGAAACGACTCCGTCCTTCAATATCAAGGTTTCTGTAACTGATCCGACTGGCATCAAGAAGGATACTACCATTACTATTAAGGTTGGTGACGTAAACGAAGCTCCGACTGTTGATGACCAGAAGTTCACCGTGAACGAAAATATCAAGACCGGTGATTCTGTTGGCAAGATCGTAGCTGAAGATCCGGATACCAGGAAGGAATACAGCGAACTGACCTTCACTCCGATTTGCGAAACCGGTTCCAAGGCATGTGAAAAGTTCGATGTCAAGAAGGATGGTACCATCAAGGTTGCCGAACCTCTGGACTACGAAACCGACTCTGTCTACACTATCAAGGTTCAGGTTTCCGATGGTACTTATGCCGATACAGCAACAGTCACCATCAAGGTTAAGGATGTAATCGAAAAGTCTGTGGTTGAAATTACCAAGGTTGATAACTCTGATTCTACCTGGACCAAGAAGGACATCGCAGACCGTCACGACACCCTTTACACCAACATTCCTGACAACACCATTACTTGGACTCAGGATGGGGTAGAGATGTCTATGGATACCACTCTCCATGATGGTCCGAACTGCATCATTATCACCTATAAGGATCCGGCTAAGAACGAAGCTGGCTCTGATACCGTGGTAATCTTCTTTAGCGATGCAACTCCGATTGTTACTGTTACCGCAGGTTCCGATGCAACCGAAGCCGATAACATCTACACCGTTGTTCAGGGAACCGATAAGGCTGACACTAACATCTATGTCAACTCCAACAAGAACGACGTTGTTGTGACTGTGCTGGATCCTGCTTCTGGCAAGACCGATACGTTCACCGTCAAGGTTGACCTGGATACTGTACATGTATCTAAGGACACCTACACGCAGGTCAACAAGGTTAAGGGTGAGCTCATCCTGAATGAAAACCCGAGCTCTGGTGTTTCTCGCGTCCCGATGAACGACGATCAGGTCAAGGTTTCTTACGAAGAAAAGGTTGATGGAAAGACCTATACCGTATCTTACAACACGGACAAGTCTGGCAATCCTGTCAAGGTCCCCGTGGTTGGTAGCAAGGGCAAGATTGATTCCATCGAAGTGATTACCGTTTCCTACGTAACCACTATCGGTGGCAAGGATGTGACCATTTCCTACAAGGCTGACGCCTTGACTGGTGAAGCTCTGGTTACCGATACCGATGGTAACCTGCTGACTACCGCTGGTGTTGAGGCCATTAACAAGGATCCCAGCAAGAACCCCAACAAGAACCCCTCCAGCTCTAGCTCCGGCAGCCACAACTCTAGCTCTAGCAGCGGTTCTTCTAGCGGCTCCAATTCTGGTTCCAAGGTCCCGCAGATTTCCACTGGTGCTTTGACCGTGACTTACGACTATGTTGATGAAACCACTGGCAACACCGTGACTGTTAGCTACGTTGTTGACGAAAAGGGTAACATCATCAAGAACGACGAAGGCGATACCGGTTACAATGTATCCTACACCTTCGTGAACAAGTACGGCAATGCTGCTTCTACCTCTGTATTCATCGTTCTCGACAAGGTTGGCCCGAAGGTTGAAATTCTCAGCCCCGAAGGCGGTGCTGTAATCCGCTCCAACTTCGTGAACGTGGTCTGGTCTGTGGATGGCGTTATCCAGGATACCCTGACTACTCAGGGCCTTGAAAAGGGCTTCAACTCCATTGTCCGCTTCTATAAGGACAAGGCCGGCAACGAAGCTTCTGACACCATCTTCGTGATCATGAAGGACGGTAAGGATCTTGACGTGGCAGTGGTGAACCCGGTTACCGAGATGACCCAGGATCGCGTTGACAGATACTACGCTTCCAACCCGCCGAAGGAAGGTGAAACCTATGCTGTAAGCATTAAGAACCCCTCTACCGGTAAGGAAGTTGAAACCTTGATTGGTGGCTCCTTCGATACCAAGGAAGGCAGCGGCAAGGAACCGTATCCTGGCCACAGCTCTCACCTTGGCCCGACCCTCGCTATGGATGTGAAGCTCCCCATGGTGAATGACGTGGGTGGTATGGCTACCTTGGATGACTTGCTTAGCTCCGATGGCCTTGTTCCGCTGGAAGGCGTTGATGCCAAGAACAGTGAAAAGGTTACTGTTGAAGAATACGTTCGTGACTACTGCTCTGAAAAGTTCCAGAACAAGTTCAACAGCGACTTCAAGGGCAAGATTGACCAGGCTAACCTGTACAACTCCAAGATGGATGTTCACATCTGGATCTACACCAACCTGGGCGGCTTTGTGGATTACTACAGCTTCACTCAGAAGCTGAACGATCCTAGCTACACCAACGACGCTGCCTTGCTGAACGCATACTTCGAAATGAAACCGGATAAGGATGGCAACGTCCATACCGAAAACGGCAAGCTCCTTGCAACAGGTTCTTACCTGTACAAGGTTCAGGTCA